One Methylomonas sp. LL1 DNA window includes the following coding sequences:
- a CDS encoding aminotransferase class V-fold PLP-dependent enzyme yields the protein MAGRNHLFVPGPTNTPHEILSAMHVPMEDHRSPIFPNLLKPILEDLKKVFRTEAGQCFVFPATGTAGWEVAMTNCLNMGDKVLIYRFGQFGHLWAEASKKLGFDVEIHQVEWGKGIPLDHLEARLKQDKNHEIKAVLATHNETSTGVTSDIHGVRKAMDAAGHPALLFVDGVSSIASLEFKMDEWGVDGAISGSQKGFMLPAGAAILGFSQKALAAIDSSNFPRSFFSLKDMAASNKDGYTPYTPSTPMLHGLRKSLEILLDEGIENVYARHHRLGEGVRRAVAAWGLTICAQPGFESDTVTAVVVPADKDARDVISNAYNKYQISLGGGLSEVAGKVFRIGHMGDMNDVSLLGAIAGVEMALLDSGIDIKPGSGVGAAVEYYRSTAK from the coding sequence ATGGCGGGTCGCAATCACCTTTTTGTTCCAGGTCCAACCAATACCCCACATGAAATTCTGAGTGCGATGCACGTACCCATGGAAGATCACCGTTCACCGATTTTCCCTAATCTGCTCAAACCCATTTTGGAAGACCTGAAAAAAGTGTTTCGCACCGAAGCCGGCCAATGCTTCGTTTTCCCCGCTACCGGCACCGCCGGCTGGGAAGTGGCGATGACCAACTGCCTGAATATGGGCGACAAGGTTTTGATTTACCGTTTCGGCCAATTCGGCCACCTGTGGGCGGAAGCTTCTAAAAAATTGGGTTTCGACGTCGAAATTCACCAAGTCGAATGGGGCAAGGGCATTCCCTTGGATCATCTGGAAGCGCGCCTGAAACAAGATAAAAACCACGAAATCAAAGCCGTACTGGCGACCCATAACGAAACTTCGACCGGCGTTACCAGCGACATTCACGGCGTTCGCAAAGCCATGGATGCGGCCGGCCACCCTGCCCTGTTGTTCGTCGACGGCGTCAGTTCGATTGCCAGCCTCGAATTCAAAATGGACGAATGGGGCGTGGACGGCGCGATCAGCGGTTCGCAAAAAGGCTTCATGCTGCCGGCCGGCGCCGCGATTCTGGGCTTCAGCCAAAAAGCCCTGGCCGCGATCGACAGCAGCAACTTCCCGCGCTCGTTCTTCTCGCTGAAAGACATGGCGGCTTCCAACAAGGACGGTTATACCCCCTACACGCCTTCCACACCGATGCTGCACGGCCTGCGCAAATCCCTGGAAATTCTGTTGGACGAAGGCATCGAAAACGTCTATGCGCGCCACCACCGCTTGGGCGAAGGCGTGCGCCGCGCCGTTGCCGCTTGGGGCCTGACCATCTGCGCCCAACCCGGTTTCGAGTCCGACACCGTGACTGCTGTCGTGGTACCGGCCGACAAGGACGCCCGCGACGTAATCAGCAATGCTTACAACAAATACCAAATCTCCTTGGGCGGCGGCTTAAGCGAAGTGGCCGGCAAGGTATTCCGCATTGGCCACATGGGCGACATGAACGACGTATCCCTGCTGGGCGCGATTGCCGGCGTGGAAATGGCCCTGCTGGACAGCGGCATAGACATCAAACCGGGCAGTGGCGTCGGTGCCGCGGTCGAATATTATCGCTCTACCGCAAAATAA
- a CDS encoding DEAD/DEAH box helicase: MHAPQRTKLLNAYRALPADLQTIVNLLAVYYGYCSLTNIAKCLAGLGIKEGNRVLKSETVKARLRPLIAQGLLEDNTRPGGTRCARALVETITRQLITDQEFELYVAEVLALNPPGRSYYRYNTADDCIREARIYFLRGDYPQMQTCLDMGQRYPGNLPSHLDLYLSWFLNPLDIDWFRKRHPLILREMAGYACLHQLIYLYRQPELDAFFEQQLEDSEGRDDPVFSRLFLELKLLRGEWDAVSALVAGTDEPELLAIAAMLIFLRGGYAEAVSHYDKALTLLRKHGNQRNAYFYGLAGVFYPLAIIKSNDAKSRAKLNTLLTQAAKGNSYWSSVYQHLALFQQFLQGDLSVREQLLFKSAASSFRVCSGFRESGAPDSAVHMPLLQPVLLLLIKFWVKADFATSVEAVDQQLYTHLNNNGYRWPAAELAKIFSSLQFVKSNQWDRGFFDEGHTALADLFVSRADWEVALDALLNLPAGEKKTESTAQAEKPTRLAWLLSFKDTHDGIKVEPREQKQQAKGGWSKGRAIALKRLAQERDSFDYLSVQDLKLCSHIKEYRDSGWYGSGTFFEFDVGTPQALIGHPLLFWADAPEVRVEVVKGEAELRVKKQDNGANIKISLEPAPTYEQKFHIVKETPTRLRIVEFNADHHKIYAVLGPKGLEVPASAQERVLQTLTSISGLLTVHSDIGGSSSTAEQVEADATPRIHLLPHGEGLRVALLVRPFSDGGAYFQPGQGGESVLAEIDAKRLQTQRDLNREKILSAAVIEACPALGEAERDGAGDWLLEHPEACLEFLLQAQSLPEGQALLEWPEGVRFKLLGQTNGSGFSVQVKRDNDWFALQGELKVNDDTVIDMQQLLGLLDSRQGRFLQMKDGQFIALTDEFRRRLDELKAYADLSGKKVRLNPLAALTLEDWQDEAGFKADKYWRMHMQRLKAARDYQPQLPSTFQAELRDYQLDGYNWLARLAQWGVGACLADDMGLGKTVQGLALLVERAPGGPSLIVAPTSVCANWENEANRFAPTLNPIVLGSGDRQRLLDNLGAYDLLICSYGLLQQEQLAEMLANINFQTVILDEAQWIKNIATRRSQGAMNLQAGFKVIMTGTPLENHLGELWNLFRFINPGLLGSLEQFNRRFAGPIERDRSAEARFQLKKLIQPFILRRTKTQVLRELPPRTEIPIYVELSQEETAFYEALRRESLAMLTSSDGPPGQKHLQILAAITKLRRSCCNTRLANADIALPSSKLAAFGEIVDELLDNKHKALVFSQFVDHLQLIKDYIEQRGIAYQYLDGSTPAKERQLRVDAFQRGEGELFLISLKAGGVGLNLTAADYVIHMDPWWNPAVEDQASDRAHRMGQQRPVTIYRMIAKQTIEEKIVALHGHKRDLADSLLDGADLSGKMSADDLLGLMKGDS; encoded by the coding sequence ATGCACGCACCGCAACGAACCAAACTGTTGAATGCCTATCGGGCATTGCCGGCGGATTTGCAAACCATTGTCAATCTGCTGGCGGTTTATTACGGTTATTGTTCATTGACCAATATCGCTAAGTGTCTGGCTGGTTTGGGCATCAAGGAAGGCAACCGGGTGTTGAAGTCCGAGACGGTCAAGGCCCGGCTGAGACCCTTGATTGCACAAGGTTTGTTGGAAGATAACACCCGGCCTGGCGGCACCCGTTGCGCGCGGGCCTTGGTCGAGACCATTACCCGCCAATTGATTACGGATCAGGAATTCGAGCTCTACGTGGCCGAGGTTTTGGCTTTGAATCCGCCGGGAAGAAGCTATTACCGTTATAACACCGCGGATGACTGTATTCGCGAGGCCCGCATTTATTTTCTCAGAGGCGATTACCCGCAAATGCAGACCTGTCTGGATATGGGGCAGCGCTATCCGGGCAATCTACCCAGCCATTTGGATTTGTATTTATCCTGGTTTTTAAATCCGTTGGATATCGATTGGTTCCGGAAAAGGCATCCGTTGATTTTGCGCGAAATGGCCGGCTATGCTTGTTTGCATCAGTTGATTTATCTCTACCGGCAGCCTGAGCTGGATGCCTTTTTTGAACAACAGTTGGAAGACAGCGAGGGCCGGGACGATCCGGTTTTCAGCCGCTTGTTCCTGGAATTGAAATTGTTGCGTGGCGAATGGGACGCAGTGTCGGCCTTGGTTGCCGGAACGGATGAGCCCGAATTGCTGGCCATCGCCGCCATGCTGATATTTTTGCGCGGCGGTTATGCCGAAGCGGTCAGCCATTATGACAAGGCGTTGACCTTGCTCAGAAAACACGGCAACCAACGCAATGCCTATTTTTATGGTCTGGCCGGCGTGTTTTACCCGTTGGCTATCATCAAATCCAACGATGCCAAATCGCGCGCAAAGCTGAACACACTGTTGACGCAGGCGGCCAAGGGCAACAGCTACTGGAGCAGTGTTTATCAGCATTTGGCACTGTTTCAGCAATTTCTGCAAGGCGATTTGTCGGTGCGCGAGCAATTGTTATTCAAATCGGCGGCCTCGAGTTTCCGGGTTTGTAGCGGATTCAGAGAGAGCGGCGCCCCGGATAGCGCCGTTCACATGCCGTTGTTGCAACCGGTTTTGTTGCTGTTGATCAAGTTTTGGGTCAAGGCCGATTTTGCCACCAGCGTCGAAGCGGTCGATCAGCAGCTCTATACCCATTTGAACAATAACGGTTACCGCTGGCCGGCGGCCGAGTTGGCAAAAATATTCAGCAGCCTGCAGTTCGTCAAGTCGAACCAATGGGATCGCGGCTTTTTTGATGAAGGCCATACGGCGTTGGCGGACCTGTTCGTCAGTCGCGCCGATTGGGAAGTGGCGCTGGATGCCTTGTTGAATCTGCCGGCCGGCGAAAAAAAAACCGAAAGCACCGCCCAAGCCGAAAAACCGACCAGACTGGCCTGGCTGTTGAGTTTTAAGGATACTCACGATGGCATCAAGGTCGAACCGCGCGAACAAAAACAGCAAGCCAAGGGCGGCTGGAGCAAGGGCAGGGCGATAGCTTTAAAACGGTTGGCCCAGGAACGGGACAGCTTCGATTACCTGAGCGTTCAGGATTTGAAACTGTGCTCCCACATCAAGGAATACCGCGATAGCGGCTGGTACGGCAGCGGAACCTTTTTCGAATTCGACGTCGGCACGCCGCAGGCTCTGATCGGCCATCCTTTATTGTTCTGGGCCGATGCGCCTGAGGTGCGGGTCGAGGTGGTCAAGGGCGAAGCCGAGTTGCGGGTCAAAAAACAGGACAATGGCGCCAACATCAAAATCAGCTTGGAGCCGGCGCCTACCTACGAACAAAAATTTCACATCGTCAAGGAAACTCCGACCCGATTGCGGATAGTGGAGTTTAACGCCGACCATCACAAGATTTACGCCGTACTCGGCCCGAAAGGCTTGGAGGTGCCCGCCTCGGCCCAGGAACGGGTCCTACAGACCTTGACCAGCATCTCCGGACTGTTGACCGTGCATTCGGATATCGGCGGCAGTTCCAGCACGGCGGAACAGGTTGAAGCCGATGCCACGCCGCGCATCCATCTGCTGCCGCACGGCGAAGGCTTGCGGGTGGCGCTGTTGGTGCGGCCCTTTTCCGATGGCGGGGCTTATTTTCAGCCCGGCCAGGGCGGCGAGAGCGTGCTGGCCGAGATCGACGCTAAGCGCCTGCAAACTCAACGCGATTTGAATCGGGAGAAGATACTGTCGGCGGCCGTGATTGAGGCCTGTCCGGCTCTGGGAGAGGCGGAGCGCGACGGCGCCGGAGACTGGCTGCTGGAGCATCCCGAAGCTTGCCTGGAGTTTTTACTGCAGGCCCAATCCCTGCCCGAAGGGCAGGCTTTGCTGGAATGGCCGGAGGGCGTGCGTTTTAAACTGTTGGGGCAAACTAACGGCAGTGGTTTTAGCGTGCAAGTCAAACGCGACAATGATTGGTTTGCCTTGCAGGGCGAGTTGAAAGTCAACGACGATACCGTGATCGACATGCAGCAACTGCTGGGCTTGTTGGATAGCCGCCAGGGCCGTTTTTTGCAAATGAAGGACGGCCAGTTCATCGCCTTGACCGACGAATTCCGCCGCCGGCTGGATGAGTTAAAAGCCTATGCCGACCTCAGCGGCAAGAAGGTTCGTCTGAATCCGTTGGCGGCATTGACCCTGGAAGACTGGCAGGACGAAGCCGGCTTCAAGGCCGACAAATATTGGCGGATGCATATGCAGCGCCTGAAGGCCGCCCGCGATTATCAGCCGCAACTGCCGTCGACCTTTCAGGCCGAATTGCGCGATTATCAGCTGGATGGCTACAACTGGCTGGCGCGGTTGGCGCAGTGGGGCGTCGGCGCCTGCCTGGCCGACGACATGGGCCTTGGCAAAACCGTGCAAGGCTTGGCCTTGTTGGTCGAACGGGCGCCCGGCGGCCCTAGCCTGATCGTGGCGCCGACCTCGGTTTGCGCCAATTGGGAAAACGAAGCCAACCGTTTTGCTCCGACCTTGAATCCCATCGTGCTCGGTAGCGGCGATCGCCAGCGTTTGTTGGATAATCTCGGGGCTTACGACTTGCTGATCTGCAGCTACGGCTTGCTGCAGCAGGAACAACTGGCCGAGATGTTGGCCAACATCAACTTTCAGACCGTGATTCTGGACGAGGCGCAATGGATCAAAAACATCGCTACTCGCCGTTCGCAAGGAGCGATGAATTTGCAAGCCGGTTTCAAGGTGATCATGACCGGCACGCCGCTGGAAAATCATCTAGGCGAATTGTGGAACCTGTTCCGCTTTATCAATCCCGGATTGCTGGGGTCGTTGGAGCAATTCAATCGCCGTTTCGCAGGTCCCATCGAACGCGATCGCAGTGCGGAGGCCCGTTTTCAGCTGAAAAAATTGATTCAGCCTTTTATTTTGCGCCGGACCAAGACCCAGGTATTGCGGGAATTGCCGCCGCGTACCGAGATTCCGATTTACGTCGAACTCAGTCAGGAAGAAACCGCGTTTTACGAAGCCTTGCGCCGCGAAAGCTTGGCGATGTTGACTTCCAGCGACGGTCCGCCCGGACAAAAGCATCTGCAAATCCTGGCGGCCATCACCAAACTGCGCCGTAGCTGTTGTAACACTCGGCTGGCGAACGCCGACATTGCGCTGCCCAGCAGCAAGCTGGCCGCCTTCGGCGAAATCGTCGATGAGTTGCTGGATAACAAGCACAAGGCACTGGTGTTCAGCCAGTTCGTCGATCATTTGCAATTGATCAAGGACTATATCGAGCAGCGCGGGATTGCTTATCAATACCTGGACGGCTCTACGCCGGCCAAGGAAAGACAGTTGCGGGTCGATGCCTTTCAGCGCGGCGAGGGCGAGTTGTTTCTGATCAGCCTGAAAGCCGGCGGCGTCGGCTTGAATCTGACGGCGGCCGATTACGTGATACACATGGACCCGTGGTGGAATCCGGCGGTGGAGGATCAAGCCTCCGACCGAGCCCATCGCATGGGCCAACAGCGGCCAGTGACCATCTACCGGATGATCGCCAAGCAGACTATCGAGGAAAAGATTGTCGCCCTGCACGGCCATAAACGCGATCTGGCCGACAGCTTGCTCGACGGCGCCGACCTCAGCGGCAAAATGTCGGCGGACGATTTGTTGGGACTGATGAAAGGGGATTCGTAA
- a CDS encoding L-lactate MFS transporter: MTEFFSKSRITAQPGYSRWMVPPAALSVHLCIGQAYAFSVFNDPLARVIGISAPAADDWKLTTLGWIFSLAIVFLGLSAAFGGKWLEKVGPRLTMFVAACCFGGGFWIAALGVYLHQIWLIYLGYGVIGGIGLGLGYVSPVSTLIKWFPDRRGMATGMAIMGFGGGAMIGAPLAVWLMDVFKSASSVGVMESFLVMGVLYFGSMMIGAMTIRIPPHDWRPQGWAPPLVENKMITSSHVHIDQALKTPQFYLLWLVLCLNVTAGIGVLGQASVMIQEMFKGSVTPAAAAGFVGLLSLFNMGGRFFWSSASDYLGRKNTYFVFFVVGASLYALVPSMGMLGNMALFVLLYALIMSMYGGGFSTIPAYLADIFGTRYVGGIHGRLLTAWSTAGVLGPVLVNYIREYQITQGVAKAEAYNVTMYIMAGILALGFVCNLLIKPVHEKHHMKHDEFDELDGIYPADEH; the protein is encoded by the coding sequence ATGACGGAGTTTTTTTCCAAATCACGCATCACCGCCCAGCCCGGTTACAGCCGCTGGATGGTGCCACCCGCGGCATTATCGGTCCATCTGTGCATCGGTCAAGCGTATGCGTTTAGCGTTTTTAACGATCCGTTGGCACGGGTAATCGGTATTTCAGCACCTGCGGCCGATGATTGGAAGTTGACGACCTTGGGTTGGATTTTTAGCCTGGCGATCGTGTTTTTGGGCTTGTCGGCGGCGTTTGGCGGCAAATGGCTGGAAAAAGTCGGGCCGCGTTTGACTATGTTCGTGGCGGCTTGTTGTTTCGGCGGCGGCTTCTGGATTGCCGCGCTGGGTGTCTATCTGCATCAAATCTGGCTGATTTATCTGGGCTACGGCGTGATCGGCGGTATCGGTTTGGGCTTGGGCTATGTATCGCCGGTATCGACCTTGATCAAGTGGTTTCCGGACCGGCGCGGCATGGCCACCGGCATGGCGATCATGGGTTTTGGCGGCGGGGCGATGATAGGCGCGCCGCTGGCGGTGTGGCTGATGGATGTGTTCAAGTCGGCAAGTTCGGTCGGCGTGATGGAGTCTTTTCTAGTGATGGGGGTGCTGTATTTCGGGTCGATGATGATAGGCGCAATGACCATCCGCATACCGCCCCACGATTGGCGGCCGCAAGGTTGGGCCCCGCCTCTGGTCGAAAATAAGATGATTACCAGCAGCCATGTGCATATCGATCAGGCTCTGAAAACCCCGCAGTTTTATTTGCTGTGGCTGGTGTTGTGTCTGAATGTGACTGCGGGAATCGGCGTGTTGGGGCAGGCATCGGTGATGATACAGGAGATGTTCAAGGGTAGCGTGACGCCCGCGGCGGCGGCGGGCTTTGTCGGTTTGTTGAGTTTGTTCAATATGGGCGGGCGGTTTTTCTGGTCATCGGCGTCGGATTATTTGGGGCGTAAAAACACCTATTTTGTATTTTTCGTGGTGGGGGCAAGTTTGTATGCGCTGGTACCCAGTATGGGAATGCTGGGCAATATGGCGCTTTTCGTGCTGTTGTATGCGTTGATCATGAGTATGTACGGCGGCGGTTTTTCCACCATACCGGCCTATTTGGCGGATATTTTCGGTACTCGCTATGTCGGCGGTATTCATGGCCGCTTACTGACAGCCTGGTCGACGGCTGGCGTGCTGGGTCCGGTTTTGGTCAATTACATTCGTGAATACCAGATAACTCAAGGTGTTGCCAAGGCCGAGGCTTACAATGTGACGATGTACATCATGGCCGGAATATTGGCGTTGGGTTTTGTCTGTAACTTATTGATCAAGCCGGTGCATGAAAAACACCATATGAAACACGATGAATTTGACGAGTTGGATGGGATTTATCCGGCGGACGAGCATTAA
- a CDS encoding MFS transporter small subunit has protein sequence MNHQQKTSVVTLMLFWLYVAMPLLWGVASTIKKAMALFG, from the coding sequence ATGAATCATCAACAAAAAACCAGCGTGGTGACGCTAATGCTGTTTTGGCTGTATGTGGCGATGCCGTTGTTGTGGGGTGTGGCATCGACCATCAAGAAGGCGATGGCGTTGTTTGGTTAG
- a CDS encoding HpcH/HpaI aldolase/citrate lyase family protein, which translates to MSHTLYEANAQRVQRCELAVPGSSPEMFEKALKSGVDFVFLDLEDAVAPDDKLQARKNVIQAINDLDWKGHGITLSVRINGLDTQYMVRDVVDLVEQAGAKIDTLLIPKVGVYGDVYMVDAMLTQLEMQQGLKNKIGIECLIETALGMANVEDIAKQGAIGGRVEALHFGVADYAASNRARTVNIGGLNPDYPGDQWHAAISRMTVACRAYGLRPIDGPFGDIKDPEGYKAGARRAAALGCEGKWAIHPSQIALANEVFTPPAAEVEKAKRILAALQEAAAQGKGAAALDGRLIDAASERMANNIVRAAEAIAAKTK; encoded by the coding sequence ATGAGTCACACCCTTTACGAAGCTAACGCTCAACGCGTGCAACGTTGCGAATTGGCGGTGCCGGGTTCCAGTCCGGAAATGTTCGAGAAAGCCCTGAAAAGCGGTGTGGACTTCGTGTTTCTGGACTTGGAAGACGCGGTGGCGCCCGACGACAAATTGCAGGCGCGGAAAAATGTGATTCAAGCCATTAACGATCTGGACTGGAAAGGTCACGGCATTACCTTGTCCGTGCGTATCAACGGCCTGGACACCCAGTACATGGTGCGCGACGTGGTCGATTTGGTCGAACAAGCAGGCGCTAAAATCGATACGCTGTTAATTCCAAAAGTCGGCGTCTACGGCGACGTCTACATGGTCGATGCGATGTTGACCCAGCTGGAAATGCAGCAAGGCCTGAAAAACAAAATCGGCATCGAATGCCTGATCGAAACCGCGCTGGGCATGGCTAATGTCGAAGACATCGCCAAACAAGGCGCCATCGGCGGCCGGGTGGAAGCGCTGCATTTTGGCGTTGCCGATTATGCCGCCAGCAACCGGGCCCGTACCGTCAACATCGGTGGTCTGAATCCCGATTATCCCGGCGACCAATGGCATGCGGCGATCAGCCGGATGACCGTGGCCTGCCGTGCTTACGGCCTGCGTCCCATCGACGGCCCATTCGGCGACATCAAGGATCCGGAAGGCTATAAAGCCGGCGCGCGCCGTGCCGCTGCTTTGGGCTGCGAAGGCAAATGGGCGATTCATCCCTCGCAAATCGCATTGGCCAACGAAGTGTTCACCCCGCCGGCCGCCGAAGTCGAAAAAGCCAAACGCATATTGGCCGCGTTGCAGGAAGCCGCCGCCCAAGGTAAAGGCGCCGCCGCGCTGGACGGCCGCTTGATCGATGCCGCTTCCGAACGGATGGCGAACAACATTGTTCGCGCCGCCGAAGCGATTGCCGCGAAAACGAAATAA
- a CDS encoding malate--CoA ligase subunit beta: MDIHEYQAKQLLAEYGVKIAEGGLAYSPEDAVQRSREIGGHVWVVKAQIHSGARGKAGGIKICKTHDEVSAAADALLGKRLVTHQTGPSGKQCLRLYVEAGTDIAKELYFSLLVDRARECIVMVGSAQGGMEIEELADTNPDAIKKIYIEPAVGLQDFQAREMAFALGIEPDQIQHAVKLIQGCYRAMRDLDANMIEINPLVITGHGELIALDAKMGFDDNALFRRQKISELRDKTQEDPREMAAADRGLSYVGLDGDIGCMINGAGLAMATMDMIKLAGGEPANFLDVGGGASAERTEKAFRMVLQDKNVKAMLVNIFAGINRCDWIAEGVVQAVKNIDMKVPLVVRLSGTNVEQGRKIIEDSGLPIITADTLAEAAEKAVQARNEVVARQG; the protein is encoded by the coding sequence ATGGACATTCATGAGTACCAAGCAAAGCAGTTGCTGGCCGAATATGGCGTCAAAATAGCCGAAGGTGGTCTGGCTTATAGTCCGGAAGATGCCGTACAACGCTCGCGCGAAATCGGCGGCCACGTCTGGGTGGTCAAGGCCCAGATTCATTCCGGCGCCCGCGGCAAGGCCGGCGGCATCAAAATCTGCAAAACCCACGATGAAGTCAGTGCCGCCGCCGATGCGCTGCTTGGAAAGCGCCTGGTCACTCATCAGACCGGTCCCTCCGGTAAACAATGCCTGCGACTGTATGTCGAGGCCGGTACCGATATTGCCAAGGAGCTATATTTCAGCTTGTTGGTCGATCGTGCGCGCGAATGTATCGTCATGGTCGGTTCGGCCCAAGGCGGCATGGAAATCGAGGAACTGGCGGATACCAATCCCGATGCGATCAAAAAAATCTACATCGAACCCGCCGTCGGCTTGCAAGACTTCCAGGCTCGGGAAATGGCATTTGCGTTGGGAATCGAGCCGGATCAAATTCAGCACGCGGTAAAACTGATCCAAGGTTGCTACCGCGCCATGCGCGACCTGGACGCCAACATGATCGAGATCAACCCATTGGTGATTACCGGTCATGGCGAATTGATTGCATTGGACGCCAAAATGGGCTTCGACGACAACGCCTTGTTCCGCCGCCAAAAAATTTCCGAACTGCGCGACAAAACCCAGGAAGACCCACGCGAAATGGCTGCGGCCGATAGAGGCTTGAGCTACGTCGGCCTGGACGGCGATATCGGCTGCATGATCAACGGCGCCGGTCTGGCAATGGCGACCATGGACATGATCAAACTGGCGGGCGGCGAGCCGGCCAACTTTTTGGACGTTGGCGGCGGGGCTTCGGCGGAACGCACCGAAAAAGCCTTCCGCATGGTATTGCAGGACAAAAACGTCAAGGCCATGCTGGTCAACATCTTTGCCGGTATCAACCGCTGCGACTGGATCGCCGAGGGCGTCGTGCAAGCGGTCAAGAACATCGACATGAAAGTGCCGCTGGTGGTGCGCCTGTCCGGCACCAATGTCGAGCAGGGCCGTAAAATCATCGAAGACAGCGGTCTGCCCATCATCACCGCCGACACCTTGGCGGAAGCCGCCGAGAAAGCGGTACAGGCCCGTAACGAAGTCGTCGCTAGACAAGGTTAA
- the sucD gene encoding succinate--CoA ligase subunit alpha, whose product MSIFIDKSTRIIVQGFTGKIGTFHAQDMINYGSNVVGGITPGKGGQKHLDRPVFNTVKEAVEQAGAEASIVFVPPAYAADSIMEAAEAGIKYCVCITDGIPTQDMMKVKIFLSRFPKEKRMVLTGPNCAGTISPGKAMLGIMPGHIYIPGNVGIVGRSGTLGYEAADQMKRLGIGVSTSVGIGGDPINGSSHRDILEKFEQDPETKVVVMIGEIGGPQEVEAGIFANQHMSKPLVAYIAGLTAPKGRRMGHAGAIISSVGESAAEKVEMLKDLGVTIAPTPAAMGETVAKVLAKL is encoded by the coding sequence ATGTCAATTTTCATCGATAAATCCACTCGCATCATCGTTCAAGGCTTTACCGGCAAGATCGGCACCTTTCATGCCCAGGACATGATTAACTACGGTTCCAATGTGGTCGGCGGCATCACGCCGGGCAAGGGCGGCCAGAAACATCTGGACCGGCCGGTGTTCAACACCGTCAAGGAAGCCGTCGAACAAGCCGGCGCCGAAGCCAGCATCGTCTTTGTGCCGCCCGCTTACGCGGCCGACTCGATCATGGAAGCCGCCGAAGCGGGCATCAAATACTGTGTCTGCATCACAGACGGCATCCCGACCCAGGACATGATGAAGGTCAAAATCTTCCTGAGCCGTTTCCCGAAAGAAAAACGCATGGTGCTGACCGGCCCCAACTGTGCCGGCACCATCAGTCCCGGCAAAGCCATGCTGGGCATCATGCCGGGCCACATTTACATTCCGGGTAACGTTGGCATCGTCGGCCGTTCCGGCACCTTGGGCTATGAAGCCGCCGACCAGATGAAAAGACTAGGTATCGGCGTCTCGACTTCGGTCGGCATCGGCGGCGACCCGATCAACGGCAGTTCGCACCGCGACATTCTGGAAAAATTCGAACAAGATCCTGAAACCAAGGTGGTAGTGATGATAGGCGAGATCGGCGGCCCGCAAGAAGTGGAAGCCGGCATCTTCGCCAATCAACACATGAGCAAACCGTTGGTAGCCTACATCGCCGGCCTCACCGCACCGAAAGGCCGCCGCATGGGCCATGCCGGCGCGATTATTTCCTCGGTCGGCGAGTCGGCGGCGGAAAAAGTCGAAATGCTGAAAGACTTGGGTGTCACCATCGCGCCAACCCCGGCGGCGATGGGCGAAACCGTGGCCAAGGTGTTGGCCAAGCTGTAA